A section of the Telopea speciosissima isolate NSW1024214 ecotype Mountain lineage chromosome 3, Tspe_v1, whole genome shotgun sequence genome encodes:
- the LOC122656253 gene encoding uncharacterized protein LOC122656253, with product MPLTRLVTEAFGVVTISLVFVLVLFGVVCILYSVYFRTWIRGQGFARLQYFNGPWIIRIALICFAIWWGFGEIVRLSFLRQGRVLHFLTLKWQEIACKFYILSNLGFSEPCLLLTLMFLLRASLQKRDSGTLSQQWNGKTASYVLLYCLPLFVLQLIVILIGLGFNSENFVQKIPHSFLTTVVHHDDVALCTYPLLSTIFLGLFAILVTIYLLCLGRQMVYQVINKGLRRRVYWLIFSVSGFLPLRVLLLGLSVLSRPEHVLFEALVFLAFLVLLSCAGLGITMLVYCPVADSLALRVMRDLEARGRSDYNNEINLIASQSLLETSSATIVGRNSDASTKRGSISFRAMVKDDASIEVFEELCLYSPDSQRLVPPPGSPPPAG from the coding sequence ATGCCCCTGACCAGACTCGTCACCGAGGCATTCGGTGTGGTGACAATCTCTCTAGTATTTGTATTGGTACTTTTCGGTGTTGTCTGCATACTTTACTCAGTTTACTTTAGAACTTGGATCAGGGGGCAAGGCTTCGCCCGACTTCAATATTTTAACGGACCGTGGATTATCCGAATCGCCCTAATCTGTTTTGCAATTTGGTGGGGTTTTGGTGAGATTGTTCGGTTGAGTTTCTTGAGACAGGGAAGAGTGTTGCACTTCCTTACCTTAAAATGGCAGGAGATTGCCTGCAAATTCTACATTCTTTCAAATCTTGGGTTTTCAGAACCATGCTTGCTCCTCACCCTTATGTTTCTACTTCGGGCCTCCTTGCAGAAGAGGGATTCAGGAACTTTAAGCCAGCAATGGAATGGAAAGACAGCCAGTTATGTGCTTCTATATTGTCTTCCTCTGTTTGTCCTTCAGCTCATTGTCATATTGATTGGGCTTGGGTTCAACAGTGAAAACTTTGTGCAGAAGATACCCCATTCATTTTTAACAACAGTTGTGCACCATGACGATGTTGCCCTTTGCACATACCCTTTACTGAGTACTATTTTCCTTGGGCTTTTTGCCATTCTAGTAACTATCTATTTGTTGTGTCTTGGAAGGCAAATGGTATATCAGGTGATCAACAAGGGGTTGCGCAGGAGAGTTTATTGGTTGATCTTCTCTGTTTCCGGTTTCCTCCCATTAAGGGTTCTTTTGCTTGGTTTATCTGTTCTATCTCGGCCAGAGCATGTTTTGTTTGAAGCTCTAGTCTTTCTagcttttcttgttcttttatcTTGTGCCGGGTTGGGTATCACCATGCTTGTCTACTGCCCAGTTGCGGATTCCTTAGCCTTGAGGGTCATGAGGGATTTGGAAGCCAGAGGAAGGTCAGATTACAACAATGAAATCAATCTTATTGCTAGCCAGAGCCTTCTTGAAACTAGTTCAGCTACTATTGTTGGGAGAAACTCAGATGCTTCAACGAAGCGTGGGTCAATATCCTTCAGGGCTATGGTGAAGGATGATGCTTCAATAGAGGTGTTTGAGGAATTGTGCCTCTACTCTCCTGATTCACAACGGCTTGTGCCCCCACCTGGCTCCCCACCGCCTGCTGGCTGA